The segment CcctcccagcctccctccctcccttccctccctcttacttacctttcgGGCCGagtgccagtgctggaggccttggAGGCCTCCAGTGCGGCTGCTTGGCCTCCTTGCCGTCGCTGTGGACAAAGCCGGGTGGCGATGGTGGAGGCCAAGTCTCGGCCTCATTGCCGCCACCGCAAAGGTCCCGATGgcagtgttggaggccaagaggcccccagcacTGACACCCGGCATTTTCGCCACGGCAGCAAGCTGGCAGAGCCACcgcaccagaggccttcaaggcctcccgtAAATTCACCCAGCTTCCTCACCGCCGCGGAAGGGCCGGGTATTGgtgctgggggcctcttggcTTCCAACACCAGTATCTGGCCCTTCTACAGCAGCGGAGGCGTCGAGGAGGCCGGATGCCGGCGCTGGAGGCCTTGACCTCTGGCGCGGCGGCTCTGCCTCCTCGCTGCCGCTGCAGGAAAGGCTCAGTGTCGGTGCTGTTGggggcttcttggcctccaacaccaccatcAGGCCCTTCCACAGTAGCGGCGAGGAGGCCAAGGCTTGGCCTCCGCCACCCGGCTTTTCCCGCGGCCGCAGTGAGGAGGGCAAGCAGCCTCACCGGAGACTTCTAAGGCCTCCAGCACCGGCACTTGGCCcgaaaggtaagtaagagggagggaagcaagggagggaagggaggccaGGAACTGTAGTTCCCAATGGCAGCGTGTGTATTggggacaaatgggacttgagcatacgcggattttggtatacacggggGGTCttaacggatcccccgcgtataccaagggcccactgtactcttaCCCTCAGCTAGATACACTTCCCTCTTCTACATCTCTGCGGGGGGcagttatttttttgaaaaagaaagtttCTAAGAGTTATAACATTCCCCCCACAAGAAATAGTTGCCTTCCCTGTGGCCCTGGAGCCTTTCTTGCACTGCCACTCAGTGTCCCTCCCTCTTTCCAGCTAGGAAATGAAAATTACAAATCTGTCGACGCGCAGAATGCCTGGCTCCCTAGCTCTGAAACACCATCTGCGACAAACTACTTCCTGCAGTACATCAGCTCCAGGTATGGGAGAATGCCAGTCTCTTTCCCTCAGTCAACTATGCCTGCTGCAAAAATGGGGAATTCTGAAAAAATGTTTCAGTCCTTAATGATCCCTCCTTAGGAGGAGGTTTGCAGGGAAAATTTTGTCCTGTTTTTATGGGGCTTGCAGCCTGGTAAAGGATTCTTTTGGTAAACAGGGAGTGAACTGAAAATTGGCTTCTGTTTTACTCCCTTGTTAGTTTCTATTTACAGAAAAGGCCCCTTTAGGCTTAAAACAGCCGAGGAAGTAACCAAAATGTGGCAAATGTGCATTTGGGGTCCAAAAGGGTGGGgtagtattattatatttttgtggAAGAATAAGAATATAAAGCATTAATATCTATATTAGGTTCCAAACCTGTATTTAAACGTATGGTTTAAGACTTAGAGGCTAATTATGTATAGGGATTTAAGGAACATTCTTTATGTTAATGAATTGGGATTGCAGGATTTACCGGGGAAGTGTGTGTATAGACTATGGAGATTAATATTTTTATCAGTAATTGTGGGATTTTATGTATGTAGTCAATGTTACTATGTTATTTTGTTATGAATTTTGTATGTAATGTTAGTCTTATGTTTTTatgtgcttttttgttttttcttcttttttcttttatacttatgatctatttttttttaaaaaaaccaaaagggTGTGGTGGTGGGATGGCAGGATGGGCCTTCCAGCCCAAGTGTACCCTAAAAAAAGGGAGAGTGCATTGTAGGCTGTTTTTTGGTGCTGACAGAGCCACCAAAGTTCATTTTTTCTGAACACTAAAAAGAGCCTCCCTTTCTCCAGCATAGAAAACTCTACGCACAACACGGCTGCTTCCAGCAACAAGTTTGTGTTTGGGCAGAACATGAGTGAGAGGGTGTTGGTGAGTTTGAGCTTGTTCTTaagatttctttctcttctcccctgtGATTGTTTACTTCCCTGCCCTTCTTCTTCCATCGAATTCTGTGTACTCCTAATCTGACACCCGAAACCCCACTTTATCATTC is part of the Sceloporus undulatus isolate JIND9_A2432 ecotype Alabama unplaced genomic scaffold, SceUnd_v1.1 scaffold_3878, whole genome shotgun sequence genome and harbors:
- the LOC121918079 gene encoding uncharacterized protein LOC121918079, whose amino-acid sequence is MGLEHTRILVYTGGLNGSPAYTKGPLYSYPQLDTLPSSTSLRGAVIFLKKKVSKSYNIPPTRNSCLPCGPGAFLALPLSVPPSFQLGNENYKSVDAQNAWLPSSETPSATNYFLQYISSSIENSTHNTAASSNKFVFGQNMSERVLSPPKSNDASTDSNKENAAGDSGSESSSQEATPEKGEMGNLFSMGSWSLKILLGETPMKKENSLLFTPPRAFFCSEV